A single window of Zea mays cultivar B73 chromosome 10, Zm-B73-REFERENCE-NAM-5.0, whole genome shotgun sequence DNA harbors:
- the LOC100274858 gene encoding uncharacterized protein LOC100274858, with protein sequence MAGGSLEPGQTRAAPNQRKRKAPAPTADAEDEAEAEELQSVEELEREVADLDRRVLEHVRGTATLLSDAIVSRLDALRPPARPEAAVISETSVTEDDQELEKKVKILKSKIEANIADLPKVLEKINETVARCENFTNLNVNVDPVFRRKL encoded by the exons ATGGCTGGCGGTTCGCTCGAGCCAGGCCAAACTCGAGCCGCGCCCAACCAGCGCAAGAGGAAGGCTCCGGCCCCTACCGCAGACGCTGAGgacgaggcggaggcggaggagctgCAGAGTGTGGAGGAGCTGGAGAGAGAGGTAGCCGATCTGGACCGCCGCGTCCTCGAACACGTCCGCGGCACCGCCACCCTCCTCTCCGACGCTATTGTCTCCCGCCTCGACGCGCTCCGCCCGCCCGCTCGCCCTG aagctgcaGTTATCTCGGAAACATCAGTTACCGAAGACGACCAGGAGCTTGAGAAGAAAGTCAAGATCCTCAAATCTAAGATCGAAGCTAATATTGCAGACCTGCCGAAGGTACTTGAAAAAATAAATGAAACCGTTGCTCGGTGTGAGAATTTCACGAATTTGAATGTTAATGTCGATCCTGTGTTTCGAAGGAAGTTGTAG